GACGACGAAACAACACTGCATGGCGGAGTTGCCGACGTTTCCAGAGGGTTGCGAGCGAAAAAAAGAGTTTGAGCGTTTCGCTCAGTACAGCACGTTGATCTTGTCGATCTCGGCAGGTGCGGTCCTCGTGATCGAGAGGGTCGCGCCCGTCGCAGGTTTCACCTCAAGGGTGAATTGCTCGTTCTTATCGATTGATGTTGGGACATCGACCTGCATAACGAACTGTTCGCCCTTCTCGAGAACAGAACCCGCCGTAGTGGGGTTCTTCACAGAGAAGATGGTCCACTGACCTGCCGCTCCCGGAGAGCCTCCCGGGGAGTGTTCTTCATCCCGTGTCAGGATTTTATACTCGGTCGAGGTAGTGTATGTCAGCACGGTTGAGTTCATGTCGACGACACTGCCGCCGGCAGTCAGACCGAGCGTGAATTCAAGCCTGTCGATTTTACTATCGGCGTCGGTATCTCTTCCGTACACATCTCCGATGACCTCAACACTGGAACTTGCCTGGCCGACGCTGGTGTGGACGACTTCCTGGCTCTTCTGGGTGGTGAAGAACCCGGCGCCGAGCACCACGTACGAGAAGACCGCAGCCACGACGACGAACGCGATCAGGACGATCGCCGCCTCGAGGCCGGTGAATGCATCATCTTTCTGAATCAGTCTCATGGTTTCCTTCCTCCCTCACTTGAGCACATTCCAGGTGTCGAGCTGCGGCGGCGCAGTCCGTTGCAGTCCGAGCACGGCACCGACCGGGGGCTTGAGCTCGAGCCTGGCCTTGTCGTTGACCGGGAACCCGGTGGTGACTTTTGCCTTGAGCGTGAAGATTTCTCCGGCTTCAAGCAGGTTGTCAGTGTCGCCGCCAGCTTTCGCAAAAACGGTCCACTGTCCAGCGCCCGGTTCACCGCCTCCGTCTTTGAATGCGAGGTACTCAAGATTCGTGGCATTCGAGTACGTCAGCACAGTTTTTGACATGTCGACGGGCGAGCCGCCTGCCGTGAGGCCGACATCAAACCTGAGCGTATCGATGACGTTTGCGTTCTTTGCTCCGTAGACGTTCCCGACAACCTCGAGTGACGAACTCGTCTGTCCGACACTGGTGTGGACGACCTCCTGGCTCTTCTGGGTGGTGAAGAACCCGGCGCCGAGCACCACGTACGAAAACACCGCCGCGACGACGACGAACGCGATCAGCACGATCGCCGCCTCCAGACCGGTGAATGCGTTATCCGACTTTATAGTTAACATGCTTCGCTCCTCCTCAGAACAACCTGTTGATCGCATCGATCTGCTCCGGGGCCGTCCGTACGATGGCCAGAGACGATCCGACGACAGGCTTCACCTCAATGGTGAACTCTCCGTTCGGATCGATGGCACCGGGGAATCCTGCAGAGATAGTAAACTGCTCGCGAGCCTCAAGGAGGTTGCCCGTATCACCGTCAGTGTTCATCCTCTTTGAAATCGACCACTCCCCTTCAGCCGCATCAGCATCTTCGTCGTAGAAGGGGTCGGCCTGGGTAAGCGTCTGGACCGTCGTCTTGTTCGAGAAGGTCACGACAAGTTTCTCGAAATCGACTGTGCCTCCGCCCGCGGAGAGACCGAGGGTGATCGTGGCGGAAGTCAGTTTATTAGCGGCCCCGACACCTATCACGTCCCCGACCACTTCCATGCTGGAACTGGTCTGCGATACGCTGGTGTGCACAACCTCCTGGCTCTTCTGTGTGGTGAAGAACCCGGCGCCGAGCACCACGTACGAGAACACCGCCGCGACGACGACGAACGCGATCAGCACGATCGCCGCCTCGAGGCCGGTGAATGCATCTTCGTTTCTCACGAATTTACTCATGAAACGTTTCCTCCTGTTACCGGAGTCCGGATGAGCGCCTCAGCCGGACCATTTCGGTTCTTTGGAGTATATGCATCATCTTGTATAAAAAAGTATTCAATCGAAGGCGGGGATTATATCCTCGCATTCTGGGAATAAATATGCAGAACCGGACGGTTGACACCGCTAACCGGCCTCAGACAGGTATTTGTAATCGAAGGTGCAAACATACAGAGTGCGAAAAAGCGGTGCGGCCGGCCGCCGGTTTGTGGAAATATTATTTCCCCGCGGAGATCCGTTCCGGATCTCCCGGCCGGCGAGGGCAGAGCAGGGGCCGGAGCCGCACCGACGGAGTTCGACCGACCGGGAGAGATGAGCAGGGTATGGCGGAGAAACAGGATTTCTTATATGTCGTTCTGGCAATCGGGATCGTCCTCATAATAGCCCTGATCGTCAAGCCGGCGGCGACCGGCGAGCCGGCGGGCATCCGGTGGGGCGGGGAGCCGGAGCCGACGGTCACCCCGACGTGGACGCCCACGTTCGTCCCGGCAACGGCGACCCCGACCCCCACACCGGTCCCCACCTGGAACGGGAAGCCGCAGGCGATCGGGTTCGTCGACCCCGGCGCCTACCAGGTCCCGGCCGAAGAGACGCGCCCGAACCTGACCATCCCTCCGCCCGTGAACGCCTCCGGCGCCACCCGGTGGGTGACCTACGCGACGATCGACGGCAAGTGGTCGGGGACGACCGGGATCGTCCGGATCCCGTTCCCCCGGTGGCGGCTCGACTACTCCGAGATCACGACCTCAAACGACGAGCTCCCGCGGTTCAACTGCCAGGTGATGGATGCCGAGGACCCGAACCGGTTCGTCAGGATCATCACCCTCAACTTCGCCGACTTCCTCGGTATGAAGGAGAGGCCCGACCTCAAGAAGGAGCAGTGGACGAGCACCTTCTACGAGGGGAACCACGACTACTACTTCGTCATCAACACCCGGTGTATCGACTCCTACACCTTGAAGATCCAGGTGCCGGAGGCGTACGTGGGCAGATAATACGGGCACGGCTCTTCCCGGCAACGGCGGAAAACCCACGATCCTTACATGCGAACCCCGCGTTCATCGCATCAAAAGGAGTCCAGGGGCGAGATATCTCATCGCGCGTTTTTCATCTTTTTCATCATTTCATTCTTCTGCGAAAGAAGGGCCGGAGGCATCATATCTGCCCGTGCACAGGAGCGAAGAGTCAGGGGATTGTCCACGTAGTGGTGGAGGGCGGGCATGGCTCCGGGCCGGATCTCGCCCCGGAGCCGGAAGCCGAGGACCATGTCGGCGCCGGCATCGAGCGAGATCAGGAGCTTGATCTCGATAAAGCCGTAGGTGTTGTCCGCGTCCCCGATGACGATGTAGCGCCCGATCCGGACGGCATATGCCGGGCGTAACCCGGTCCTTGAGGTGAGGGGGAGGCCCCTACCTCGTTATATTGAAGATGAAGTACAGGAACGCAACGATACTGATGAAGATGAGCCCGTGTCCGCCGCCCCAGATGGTCGTCTGAACGTCCGGATAGTGATCTCTCAGGAACATGAGCTCCTCTTCATACGCCCGTGACTCTTCCGAACCGGAAAACGCCCGCACAAACGGCAGAGCGACGGATTTACCTGCGATCTGAAAGGTGACCGCCGGGTTTGCCGAGATGTGCCTGAACCAACCCACCACGCGCTCGATCACGCACCCTATCGCATCCGCGGCATGTACGAGCGGATGTGACGAGAACCAGACGACCCCATGCCCGGCCCGGATGTAGAGCGCGTCGACGTCGGTTTCGACCCCGTCGCGAGGGTGCCTGAGGGGAGGGGCCAGGAGCAGGAGGGCTCCTGCCGCAGCAAAGATGCCCGCCGACTCCAGCAGGTGCACCGGGTCGAAGACGTGGGCGGCGGTCCCGCCGGGCAGGAGGTCCGTCAGGAGGTGCGGGAAGAGCCCGATCGCAAGGCAGAAGAAGACGTTGATCCCCATTGCAGCCAGCATCGGGACCGGCGGGTCCTTCGGGAGGTGGCCTTCCCGCGTTCCGGCAACCGGCCGGAGGAAACCGAGGTAGAGGAACCGGAAGACGTAGGTGACGGTCACCACGGCGGATACCAGGAGGAGCGGTGCGAGGTAGGGGACCGCGCCCGCCGCCTCGAGCGTCATCCCTTTGCTGACCCCACCGTTCAGGCCCGGCAGCCCCGCAAGTGCGAGACCGCCGATGACGGCGCAGAGGGTGGTCACGGGCATCGTCCTTACAAGGCCCCCGAGATCCGAGAGCCGATGCAGGCCCGTCTTGAGGATGACCGCGCCCGCCACCATGAAGAGGAGCGACTTGAAGAGGATGTCGTTGACCATATGGGCGAGCCCCGCATCGATCCCGGCAACCGAGCCGGTCCCGACGGCCGCGACCATGTAGCCCACCTGGCTGACGATCGAGTAGGCGAGGAGCCGGCGGATATCGTCCTGCATCAGCGCAAAGACGGCACCATACAGCGCCATCGCTCCGCCCATGTATGCAACCGTAACCCCCCACCCCCCTGTTGCAGCGAGGATGAAGACCGCGGCTTTCGTCGTGAAGATGGAGAGGGCGACCGACCCGACGACGGACGCCCTCGGGTAGGCGTCCGGCACCCAGGTATGGAGGGGAATGAACGCGGCGTTCACGCCGATCCCGACCAGCATGAGGAGGAGACCGGCTCCGTCCGCCACCGGGCCGACCGCGGCGCTCCCTGTTGCCACTATCGTGCAGGCGATCCCGCCGATCAGGCAGGCGCCCCCGAAGATGTGGAAGAGGAGGTAGCGGTAACCTGCACCCGACGATTCCGGTGCTCTGGAGGACCAGATGATCGAGAGCGACGCAAGGGCGAGGAGCTCCCAGAAGAGAAAGACCGTGATGAAGTCGCCTGCATAGACGATCCCCATCGTCGCCCCGACCGACGCGAAGATGCCGATCGTCTCCGCTGCCGGGATATCCCGGTATGCAGCATAGATGAGGGCTGCGAGCCCCGATACGGCAAAGATACCGCCCGCGAGGTGCCGCATGGGATCGACCGTCAGGAGAACCGTCTCGACACCGGGGATGAACCCGAACGTCAGGTCCGGTGCTGCGGACGGGAGCGAGACGGTCAGGAGAAGACCTGCAACACCGACAAGCAGTGCCCATACCTTCCTGACCCGCCCGGTAAGAACGGGGAGAAGGAGGAGGCCAAGGAGATAGACGAACGCCGGAGGTATCGCGATCATGGGATCACCGATCCTGTAATCTCTGCAATTGCAATATCAACCAGGTCCATAAACGGCATCGACGGGGAGAGGAAGATCCAGACGGATATCGCCGCCGTCAGGACGATCGGGATGAGCATCACGAGAGGGGGTTCGGTGACGGAGTCGAGCGACCGCTCGTCGTCGGGCCGCTGCAGCAGCATCGTGTGGATGATCGGGAGGAAGTAGGCGGTGTTCAGGACGGTGCTCGCGATGATCACCAGCAGGAGGATCGGCATACCCCCCTCGACCGCGCCGAGCGCGAGGTAGATCTTGCTGATGATACCCGCAAGCGGGGGCAGACCGCAGATCCCGAGTGCGGCCGCCGAGAACATCAGGGCCGTCACCGGCATCTTCCTGCCGATCCCCTTCATCTCGGAGATACACTCTTTCCCGGCAGAGACGATGACCGCTCCTGCAACAAGGAAGAGCGTGATCTTGAGGAACGCGTGGATCGGGATATGCACCATCGCCGCGGTCATCCCGGCGACCGAGAGCATGGAGACGCCGAGCAGGATGTAGGAGAGCTGGCTCACGGTCGAGTAGGCAAGCCTCCGCTTGAGATTGTCCTCGGTCAGGGCGAAGAGGGACGCGGTTACGATCGTGAACGAGGCGATCGCGGCAAGGAAGACGCCGAGGCCGAGCGACGCCATCAGGTCCATGCCGTAAACCCACCCGGCGATCCGGACGACCCCGAAGACGCCCGCCGTGACGACGGCAACCGCATGGAGGAACGCGCTCACCGGCGTCGGGGCGACCATCGCCGCAGGGAGCCAGCCGTGGAGGGGCATCCACGCCGCTTTCACGAACCCGACCATGAAGAGGAGGAAGAGGACCTGCAGGATGAGCGCGGAACCCGATCCCGCCAGGAACCCGCCGGGAACAAATACGGTTGTCCCGGTGAGGGCATAGGTCACGATGACTGCGGCAAGGAGGGCGATCCCCCCGACGAGAAGGTACGCGAGGTACTTCCTCCCCGCCTTCATCGCCGCCGGCGTCTCGACATGGACGACGAGCGGATAGGTGATGATCGTCAGGATCTCGTAGAAGACGAAGAGCGTCAGGAGGTTCTCCGAGAAGGCTATCCCTACCGCAGCAGCGATTGCAACGGCAAAGCAGAAGAAGAACCTCGTCTGCGCGTGCTCCTTCAGCGACCGCATGTAACCTATCGCGTAGAAGGAGTTCAGGAGCCAGAGAACGGCGGCAGTGAGGGCAAAGACCATCCCGAAGGCATCCACCCGCAGAGCAAGGTCCCCGCCCGGAACCATCGGGAGGAGCGAGATCGTGATCCGGCTGCCGGAGAGGACCGCGGGAAGCATCGCAAGTACGGAGCCGAGCATCGCCACCGCGGCCGTTATCGTGACCGCTTCCCGTATATTCTCGTGCCTTCCGACGATCGGGATCAGCACCGCCGCCAGGAGCGGGATGGCTATGGTCACCGCCGGAAGCAGACTCATGTCCATATCAGGCACCCCCCAGGAGGAGCATCGCCGCGGGCCTGACGGCCTCTATCACGACCTCGACGAAGACGCCGAGGAAGAGGCAGAGGAGAGCGAGGCCGACCATCGGGACGAGCATCGAGACAGGGCCTTCGCGTGCCGCGGCCGGATGGTGGTCTTCGCCGTGGTGGTCCCCGAAGTAGGCGATCTCGATGAACCGCCAGATGTACCCGACCGCAAGGAGCGAGCCGAGCAGGAAGACAGCTGCATAGCCCCACTGGCCCGCTTCGATCGCCCCGAGGACGAGGTAGTATTTGCTCGCAAACCCGATCGTGGGGGGAATGCCGATCATCGACGCTCCGGCAAGAGCGAACGCAGCGCAGGAGATCGGCATCGTCTTCGCGACTCCTTTGAGGTCGGAGAGCCGCGACGTTCCCATCCGGTAGATGATCAGTCCTGCGGCCATGAAGAGGCAGCCTTTCATCACGGCATGGCCGAGGATGTGCAGGAGGCCGCCTTCCAGGGCAAGCTGGTTTGCAACACCGAGTGCAAACATGATGTACCCGATCTGGCTGATGCTCGAGTACGCGAGCAGCCGCTTGAGATCGCTCTGTGCGATGGCCAGTATCGCTCCGGCAATGACCGCAACCGTCGCGATGAAGAGGATGAGCCCGGTCACCGGGAAGGTCTCGACGACATACGCCGTCGTGAAGACCGTGAAGACGATCCGGAACAGCGCATAGACGTTCACCTTTGCCATCACGGTCGATATCAGCACCGTCACTGCCGACGGCGCCTCTGCGTACGCATCGGGCAGCCAGAGATGAAGCGGGAAGAACGCGGTTTTGATGGAGAACCCGATGATCAGGAAGAGGAACGCAGAATGAACTGTTGCAAGGTCGTAGGATGCAGGGAGCAGGACCGCGAGTTCTGCCATATTCAGCGTCCCGGTCGCGACATAGAGGTTCCCGATACCGAGCAGGATGAACCCTGCTGCAATCGACCCGAGGACGAGATAGTTGAAGCCTGCTACGTACGAGCGCGGCCTTCCGGCCGAGGCAACCAGGGCGTATGTGGCGATCGATGAGATCTCAAGGAAGACATAGAGATTGAAGACATCCCCCGTGATCGTCATGCCGGCAAGGCCGGTTACGAGGAGCTGGAAGAGCACGTAGAACGAGACCTTCTTCTCCGGGTCTATCTCCTTTTCAACGCTTCTTCGGGCATAGACCACCGTCGCTGCGGAGAGGAACAGGATTATCGCCAGGATGTAGCCGTTGAAACTGTCGATGACGAGTTCGATCCCGAGCGGCGGCGGCCATCCGCCGAGGTGGTACCGGATCGTGCCTTCCCGCATCACCTCAGAGAGGAGGGCGATCGCGGCTCCGAACTGGAGAAGGATCGTTATGAGCGATATGGGGTAGCAGAACCTCCGGTCGTACCAGCCGGCCAGAAGTATCAGGAGCGCCGAAAAGAACGGGACGGCGATCAGGAGGGCCGGAAGATGGTCTATCATCGCCCCCTCACCACCTGCATCAGGTCGTCCTCATCGATGACCCCGTACTCCTCGTAGATCCGGACGATGAGCGCAAGCCCGACCGCGGTTATGCTCACCGCGACAACGATCGCGGTCAGTATGAGCACATGCGGAAGCGGGTTGACGTAGAGGGCGTCCACCCCTTCGGGAAGGTAGATCGGAGCGGTGCCTCCCCGCACCTCTGAAAACGAGATGTAGAAGAGGAATATCGCGGTCTGGAAGATGTTGAGTCCGATGAGTTTCTTCACCAGGTTCTGCTTTGCAATCAATGCGTAGAGCCCGATCAGCATCAGGATGATTGCCATCCAGTAGTTGTACCGCGAGAGGAAGAGTTCGTAGAACGCCTCGATCATGAAGACTCACCCCCTTTATCGGCCATATCGCAGATGATCGACGTCATCACCGCCATCACGGTGATCCCGATCGCGATCTCGATTCCGTCGATGAGGTAGACCTGGAGGTGCGGTATGCCGAGGAACGCCTCGATTGCCCCGTACTCCAGGAAGTTGCCCCCCACGAGGAGACAGAGAAGCCCGATGCCGACGTAGATGGTGATACCGAGAGCCGAGTAGATCACGATCCATCTTTCAGCGAGCCGTTTTCTGACGCTGGCACGGCCGAAGGCGATGAGCATCAGGATGAACGATGCGGCAAAGACCACCCCCCCCTGGAATCCTCCGCCGGCCTCCAGTGCGCCGTGAACGATGACGTACAGCGCAAAAACCTGGATGAACGGCACCGAAAGCCGGGATACGGTCCTGATGACGACGTTCTCTCTCATAGCCGCCCACCCCGTCTGAGCAGGAGGGTGACCGCTAACCCCGCGGTGAAGATCACCATGACCTCCCCGAGCGTATCGAATCCACGGTAACTGACAAGTATTGCAGTGACGATGTTGTCGATCCCGATATCGGGAAGGACCGAATCGACGTATAGTCTTCCGGTGTATTGCGTGGCCGGAGCTTGTGGATCGCCGAACGCCGGCATATCCTCGACCGTCCAGAAGAGGATGATGCCGATGAAAAGAACCGCAAGCAGAGCTTTAGCCCTCAATCTGATGAACTCCTTCTGGTTCGTGCTATGGCTGCAATGAAGAGTACGGTGGTTATCCCGGCCCCGACCGCCGCCTCCGTGAAGGCGACGTCGACGGCATTCATCGCCGACCAGAGCACCGTCATGATCAACGAGTAGGCAGCAAGTATGACCGTTGCGTAGAGGAGATCGCGGACCGTGATCGCCGCGATCGCGCAGATGATCATAAACAGGAGGAGGGCAAACTCGAGTTCCCAGATCACCGCCGTGCATCCCCCTTCTTCCACGGTTCGACCCCGCAAACGCGGGCAAAGTGCACGAGGGCGTGGATCGCCGTCGGTAACGTGATGTAGGTGAAGATCACGAGGAGCAGAAGTTTCACCGCAACCTGGCTCACCCCCTCGTACAGGATGAAACCGATGAGCATCATCCCCACTCCGAGGGTGTCGCACTTGCCGCTTGCATGGGCGCGGGTATAGAAGTCAGGCAGCCTGACAAGGCCGACGGCACCGACGACCATGAAGAAGAGGCCGATTACGATGAAGATCAGGGCCAGTGTATTCAGCAGATGCATCCCCTCCCGAGGTACTTGGCGATCGCAAGCGTCGCGATGAAGTTGATCATTGCATAGACTATTGCTATGTCCAGAAAGATCGGCCGTTCAAGGATGAAACCGACGAGAACCAGCAGGACAATCGTCTTTGTTCCGACGGTGTTGACGGCGATCAGGCGGTTCTCCACTCCCGGCCCAACGAGTATCCGGTACAGGCAGAGGAAGATGGTCAGGATCAGCACGATCACGCTGGCGTAGAAGATATCAATCATCGCTCTCACCAAAGATCCGTGCCAGACGGTTCTGAATGTCCCTCCCTTCGAGGAGGTCTTTTTCCGCCATCTCCCGCACGAGGGCATGCACGATGAATGTTCCGCCGGTGACGTCGACCGTAACCGTGCCGGGCGTCAGGGTCATCGCATTCGCAAACGATGTTCTCAGGACATCGTCTCGAAACGGTGTCTCGATGGTGATGAGCGCAGGATCGATCGGCATCTTCGGGTGAAGGATCCGGTACGCGACATCGATGTTGGCGTAGACGATAGCCACCATCAGTCGGGGGATATAGAGGACGAACCTGACAAATGTCCGTGCGGATCGAAAGACGCTTGTGTTGGATCTGAAGACGAGATCCCCGGAGATAAGAGTTATGATACCGCAACATATGATCCCGGCACCCAGGTAGAACGGATCCAGTTGTCCTGAAAGCATATACCAGAAAGCCATCAGTATCGCGAATATGAGAATATATTGAGATACCGACGGCTCTTTATTACCTGAAGACAACGCATCCCCTCTTGGCACGATTGATTCACTCAAGCTTGGGGGAGGCTACCTATAAATTTGTGTATCGGGATGCTGCAGCATCGAAATCACTATTATTTTCCGGGATTCTCCATCCGGGACCTATGAGCGCGTATTTAAAATACCTGCAAAGATGGGGGGTGTTTTGTTCCTTTGGGCACACCGGGGCGATGTTTTGCCGTGTACCCTGTGTGAGCATGGAAATTTTGTTAACCTTCCCATCTCCGCAAAGATCTGAAACGGGGTCGTTCCGGTGCGGGATACGGTGGCGCGCAGTTTGTCCGTCGGGCGTGGCCCTCCGGCCGCAAGGTAGATTCACAGGTTCCGGGAAGATAAAACTCCTGGCAACAGGGGGCGGGCGCTTTCACCCGAATAAACCCCCGCCCTCCCGGACCCGAGGGTGCTCTCGATCAGAGCAGTATGAGAGATCTTCACCGCTTTTCACATGAGCCGGCAGTAACACCGAGCGCCAGAAAAAAGAACCCGGGCCCCTTCACCGCCCGGCAACCCAATGCCGTGCGATGAACTCCCGCACAATCTGCGCCGCCACCGCCGCCGTCTGCCCGGAATCGAACGGAGCGACCTCGACGTAGTCGAAGCCGACGACCTGCGGCGCCAGGGTCCGCACGACCTCCCGGATATCGAGCGGGGTCATCCCGAACGGCTCGGGCGTCCCGAGGCCGGGGGTGAGGCAACAGTCGATCGCGTCGGCGTCGATCGAGAGGTAGGTCCTCCTCCCCCCGATCAGCTCGATAACCTCGGCGAGGACGGCCCCGATCCCCATGTCGCGCACCATATCCGCAGTATACAGTCTCGTCTTCTCCGCCGCGACCTCGAACTGTTCACGGTCCCCGCTCCTGCCGCCGATGATCACGACGTCTCCGACCGTCTCGAGGACCCGCCGGGTGACGCAGCCGTGGCTGTAGGGCGTCCCGTCGAGTTCCTCCCGCAGGTCCAGGTGCGCGTCGCAGACGACGTAGACCTCAGGCCGGACAGCCCTGACCGCCCCCACCGTCGCAGTATGCTCGCCACCGAGCATCACCGGCACCTTCCCGTCGCCGACGATATCGCCCGCGACGTCGGCCACCTGGTTGACCAGGTCTTCCGGCAGCCGCGAGACCGCGAGATCGCCGAGGTCCGCGACCGGCACCTCGGAGAAGTCTATCCCGGTCGAGGGGTCGTAGGACTCGAAGTTGAACGAGAGGTCCCGGATCGCCCGCGGCCCAAACCGCGTCCCGGGCCGAAACGACGTTGTCCCGTCGTAAGGCACGCCGAAGACGACGTAGCGGGCGTCTTCGTAGGACGCATCCGCATCGGCAAAATGGGGGTGGGCAAGCTCGTGCATGCCCGTCTTAGTAAGCCAGAACACGTCACTCAAGCTTCTTTTTGGCCATGGACGAGATGTAGGGGATCTCCTGGCCGGGCTCGAGACCGCTGGCCTGCTCCTCGGCCACGGTGAGCTCGAACATCTCAAAGTCCTTGACGTCCATGAGCTGCAGAGTCGTGCCGGCGATCGAGATGACCTGCGCCATCTTCCGCTCCACTATGGGGACGTAAGTCTTTGCCGAGACCGGCTGGACGATCGAGCGCTTGACGCCGTCGAAGATGCCGATGCAGTCGATCCGGGACTTCGCAGCCCCGTGCTTCCCGGGTTTGGAGGTAGCGATGGAGACAATCTTGCAAGGCTCATCTTCAACGACGACGTAACGTCCTTCCTTCAGCTTCCCAACTTCTGTCTGTTCCTTCATATTGTCTCACTCGGTAAACGCGTGATTAATGTATCTGAATTGCAGTACATAAATACACCGTAGAACGAGGGTAGGTACAGGGAGATTTTATGGAGTTCATCCGGGCATGCGACGATGTGGCGGGGGCCGTCTGGGACGCAGTAGCCGGCATGGTCGGAACGCCGGAAGCAGGGGAGTACGTGAAGATGGGCGCGGACGGCACGCCCACCAAACTGATAGACCAGGTCGCGGAGGATATCATCGTGGACTATTTCAGGTGCCACCCGTTCTGCCGGCGGCTGATCAGCGAGGAACTCGGCTGCGCCGAGATGGGCGGGGAGAACGGCACCATATTCCTCGACCCCATCGACGGCACCTACAACGCCGTGGTCGGGATACCGTTCTATGCCCTCTCGATCGCGTACGCAGAAGACGGCATCGTCCGGCAGGGATACGTCCGGAACCTCGCGACAGGTGAGACGTTCCACGCCGTCCGCGGGCAGGGCGCGTTCCTCGACGGACACCCCATCCGGGTATCGCAGGTCTCGCTCCTCGAAGAGTGCGCCATGAGCGTCTACGGCCGGAAGTTCGACCCGACCCGCGTCCTCGGGATCAACCGGCAGATCCGGCGCTGGCGCCTCCTCGGCGCATCGGCGCTCGAGCTCTGCTACGTAGGGTGCGGCCGCATCGACGGATTCGTCGACGTGCGGGGGACGCTCCGCGTCACCGATGCGGCGGCGGGGATGCTGGTCTGCGAGGAGGCCGGGGGGACCGTCTCGGACCTCGAGGGGAACGCCCTCATCTTCCCCGACGAGGTCTCCGTCGGCAGGAGCCTCGTCGCCACGAACGGGGTCGTGCACAACAAGGTGATCGAGTACCTGAGGTAGGCCGCGATGAAGATCGTACTCGTATCCCGTCTCGACGACCCGGAGGCGCTCGACTACACCGCGTCGCTCGCCCGCGACCTCGAATCCCTCGGCCACGGCGTCGCCCTCGAAGCAGGGACGGCGCGGCACCTGGGGAGGGAGGGGATCCCGTTTGAGGAGATCGCCGGCGACCTCGTGGTTGTCGTCGGCGGCGACGGGTCGGTCCTCCTCACCGTCCACCAGATGAAGAAGCAGGTCCCGGTCCTCGGGATCAACTGGGGCGAGGTGGGGTTCCTTGCGGATCTCGAGCCCGACGAGGCACGCGCGTTCTTTGCCGGCCGAAAGGATA
This portion of the Methanoculleus caldifontis genome encodes:
- a CDS encoding translation initiation factor IF-5A → MKEQTEVGKLKEGRYVVVEDEPCKIVSIATSKPGKHGAAKSRIDCIGIFDGVKRSIVQPVSAKTYVPIVERKMAQVISIAGTTLQLMDVKDFEMFELTVAEEQASGLEPGQEIPYISSMAKKKLE
- a CDS encoding Na+/H+ antiporter subunit E, translated to MAFWYMLSGQLDPFYLGAGIICCGIITLISGDLVFRSNTSVFRSARTFVRFVLYIPRLMVAIVYANIDVAYRILHPKMPIDPALITIETPFRDDVLRTSFANAMTLTPGTVTVDVTGGTFIVHALVREMAEKDLLEGRDIQNRLARIFGESDD
- a CDS encoding cation:proton antiporter subunit C; this translates as MIEAFYELFLSRYNYWMAIILMLIGLYALIAKQNLVKKLIGLNIFQTAIFLFYISFSEVRGGTAPIYLPEGVDALYVNPLPHVLILTAIVVAVSITAVGLALIVRIYEEYGVIDEDDLMQVVRGR
- a CDS encoding hydrogenase subunit MbhD domain-containing protein, producing MIWELEFALLLFMIICAIAAITVRDLLYATVILAAYSLIMTVLWSAMNAVDVAFTEAAVGAGITTVLFIAAIARTRRSSSD
- the speB gene encoding agmatinase, with the translated sequence MFWLTKTGMHELAHPHFADADASYEDARYVVFGVPYDGTTSFRPGTRFGPRAIRDLSFNFESYDPSTGIDFSEVPVADLGDLAVSRLPEDLVNQVADVAGDIVGDGKVPVMLGGEHTATVGAVRAVRPEVYVVCDAHLDLREELDGTPYSHGCVTRRVLETVGDVVIIGGRSGDREQFEVAAEKTRLYTADMVRDMGIGAVLAEVIELIGGRRTYLSIDADAIDCCLTPGLGTPEPFGMTPLDIREVVRTLAPQVVGFDYVEVAPFDSGQTAAVAAQIVREFIARHWVAGR
- a CDS encoding bifunctional fructose-bisphosphatase/inositol-phosphate phosphatase, yielding MEFIRACDDVAGAVWDAVAGMVGTPEAGEYVKMGADGTPTKLIDQVAEDIIVDYFRCHPFCRRLISEELGCAEMGGENGTIFLDPIDGTYNAVVGIPFYALSIAYAEDGIVRQGYVRNLATGETFHAVRGQGAFLDGHPIRVSQVSLLEECAMSVYGRKFDPTRVLGINRQIRRWRLLGASALELCYVGCGRIDGFVDVRGTLRVTDAAAGMLVCEEAGGTVSDLEGNALIFPDEVSVGRSLVATNGVVHNKVIEYLR
- a CDS encoding MnhB domain-containing protein codes for the protein MRENVVIRTVSRLSVPFIQVFALYVIVHGALEAGGGFQGGVVFAASFILMLIAFGRASVRKRLAERWIVIYSALGITIYVGIGLLCLLVGGNFLEYGAIEAFLGIPHLQVYLIDGIEIAIGITVMAVMTSIICDMADKGGESS
- the mbhE gene encoding hydrogen gas-evolving membrane-bound hydrogenase subunit E, which encodes MRAKALLAVLFIGIILFWTVEDMPAFGDPQAPATQYTGRLYVDSVLPDIGIDNIVTAILVSYRGFDTLGEVMVIFTAGLAVTLLLRRGGRL
- a CDS encoding monovalent cation/H+ antiporter complex subunit F, producing MIDIFYASVIVLILTIFLCLYRILVGPGVENRLIAVNTVGTKTIVLLVLVGFILERPIFLDIAIVYAMINFIATLAIAKYLGRGCIC
- the mnhG gene encoding monovalent cation/H(+) antiporter subunit G; protein product: MHLLNTLALIFIVIGLFFMVVGAVGLVRLPDFYTRAHASGKCDTLGVGMMLIGFILYEGVSQVAVKLLLLVIFTYITLPTAIHALVHFARVCGVEPWKKGDARR